The Salvia splendens isolate huo1 chromosome 21, SspV2, whole genome shotgun sequence genome includes a window with the following:
- the LOC121783842 gene encoding 2-oxoglutarate-dependent dioxygenase DAO-like, whose product MGKESAPVIDMKDSSNLAEKIVKACEEWGCFRLVNHGVDMELMAEMKAVTRSLMDLPMEVKHKNSHPEPGKGYTPPNMASPYFEGLSLYDMASPGAIDHFCSQIHVSPHQREVLNKYAFALYDLAQFLGMKVMEGLRMDGELFKDWPCQLKMNKYNYGPQTIGLTGAVLHTDPGFLTILQDDEVVNGLEAVHKITGELVPLDPIAGTLVVNVGDVAKAWSNGRFCNVKHRVQCNEATVRTSIALFVLGPRDEKVEAPPQLLDSGNPRCYVPFDFEEYRKLRASTKSPTGEALEHFLAKSS is encoded by the exons ATGGGTAAGGAATCAGCTCCAGTAATCGACATGAAAGATTCGTCAAATCTAGCAGAGAAGATAGTAAAAGCATGCGAAGAGTGGGGTTGCTTCAGACTCGTTAACCATGGCGTGGACATGGAGCTGATGGCCGAGATGAAAGCCGTCACACGCTCGCTGATGGATCTTCCCATGGAGGTCAAACATAAAAACTCTCACCCTGAGCCAGGCAAAGGCTACACCCCACCAAACATGGCTAGCCCCTATTTTGAGGGCCTCAGTCTCTACGACATGGCTTCACCCGGTGCTATTGACCACTTCTGCTCTCAAATCCACGTTTCGCCACATCAGAG GGAGGTGCTCAACAAATATGCATTCGCACTGTATGATCTGGCACAATTTTTGGGGATGAAGGTGATGGAGGGGCTCCGGATGGACGGAGAGCTCTTCAAGGACTGGCCATGTCAGTTGAAGATGAACAAGTACAACTACGGCCCTCAAACCATCGGATTAACCGGCGCTGTTTTGCATACAGATCCCGGATTTCTCACTATATTGCAAGATGATGAGGTTGTTAATGGTCTCGAGGCCGTGCACAAGATCACCGGTGAACTGGTGCCGCTCGATCCAATAGCCGGAACTCTCGTTGTGAACGTCGGAGATGTTGCTAAG gcTTGGAGCAATGGGAGGTTTTGCAATGTGAAGCATAGAGTGCAATGCAATGAGGCGACTGTACGTACTTCAATTGCTCTTTTCGTGTTAGGGCCAAGAGATGAGAAAGTAGAGGCGCCGCCGCAACTGCTAGATTCCGGCAACCCTCGCTGCTACGTGCCGTTCGACTTCGAAGAGTATAGAAAGCTTAGAGCTTCAACCAAATCACCTACCGGTGAAGCCCTTGAGCATTTTCTGGCTAAAAGTTCCtga
- the LOC121783573 gene encoding disease resistance RPP8-like protein 3: MLGLGKTTLAGNIFHDPDIKFEFTEKEVFLSSLRQMKTQFNKDEYTKKRCSYLAKETSALLGDVGKFLLVMDDVWETTDWDKIKECLPEDNTVGKVMITSRQMDVGKHVNRFREPHPLRK, translated from the coding sequence ATGCTTGGCCTCGGCAAGACAACACTGGCCGGAAATATATTTCACGATCCCGACATCAAGTTCGAATTCACAGAGAAGGAGGTGTTTCTTTCCAGTTTGAGACAGATGAAGACCCAATTCAACAAGGATGAGTACACGAAAAAGAGATGTTCATACCTCGCGAAAGAAACATCAGCTCTTCTGGGCGATGTTGGAAAATTCTTGCTAGTCATGGATGATGTGTGGGAGACTACAGACTGGGATAAGATCAAAGAATGTCTGCCTGAGGATAACACAGTAGGTAAAGTCATGATCACCAGTCGCCAGATGGATGTGGGGAAGCATGTCAACCGCTTCAGAGAGCCTCACCCTTTGCGTAAGTAG